The Sulfitobacter sp. SK011 genome contains the following window.
ATTGGCAACAGGCGGCCCGTATCAAACAGCAGCTTTGTGGCATATCGGCGATACGCGAACACACCGATTATCGACAAGAGAAACGTTGCCACGACCACCATTGATCCCGGTCCCCAGACAGGAGATGGAATATAGACGCCACGGTTGGTAAAGGCGACCGCATCCAGGAACAAGGTCGAGCTTGGCGTTTCACCCCGGAACGCGTTCGGCGCAGGCATGGAAACCGTCATGATCGTATAGATGATCAAAATCCAGATCAGCACCGGGATGTTGCGGAATATCTCGACGTAAAAAGACATCAACTTGCGCACCAGCCAGTTTTTGGAAAGGCGCAGCACCCCGGCGAGCACGCCAAAGATGGTGGCGGTAATACAAGCCAGAAAAGCAACCAGTAGCGTGTTTAGAATCCCGACCCAGGCCGCCTGAAGGTTCGAGGACTGGCTGGTATAAGAGATAAGCGTCTGGTTGATGTCATACCCGGCGGGGCTGCCCAAGAATTCATAGCTGATATTCAGGCCAGCGGCGCGGAGGTTCGCGGCAAGGTTGGAGCCAAGATACCAAAAGGCCGCAACCAGTAAGATCAAGGCAATGGCTTGCATTGTCATTGCGCGATAGCGCGTATCGTACAATAGCATGGAGAGCCGGAACTCTCCCTTCGGGGCGTCGGTGAGTGTCGTCATGAAACTGTTCCCTGTGTCCCTGGCCTTTTTTATGGTGCATCTTTTTGATGCGTGGCCGGGTCATTTATTGGTCGTCCCACTGCATCTTATGTGCAGCATAATCGTCTAAGCGCAAAGGGCGCGAGGTGATCCTCGCGCCCTTTGGCATCAGTTCTTAGCGGAACGGAGGCGTATAAAGCAGCCCGCCATCTGTCCACTGTGCGTTCAGGCCACGGGCCAGACCGATTGGTGTTTCTTCGCCAATGTTCTTGGCAAAGATTTCGCCATAGTTGCCACCAGCCATAATGGCCGCTTTGGCCCAGCCAGCGTCAAGACCCAGCATTTCACCCAATGTACCTTCGGTACCCAACAGACGGGCAACCTCGGGGTTGGTGGTGTTGCCAGCCATCTCTTCGATGTTGGCCGATGACACACCCAGCTCTTCCGCTGCGATCAGTGCGTTCAATGTCCAACGGACAACGTCACCCCATTCGTTGTCGCCATGGCGAACAAGCGGGCCAAGTGGTTCTTTTGAAATGATCTCAGGCAGCAAAACGTGATCGCCTGGGTTTTCAAAGGTCGCACGTGTCGCAGCCAGACCGGATGCGTCTGTGGTGTACGTGTCGCAGGCACCGGCAAGGTACTGCTGCTGGCCTTCGGCGTTTGTTTCAATTGGCACCGGCTCATAGCTGATGTTGTTCGCACGGAAGAAATCCGCGAGGTTCAGCTCTGTTGTTGTACCGGTCTGAATGCAGACGGTTGCGCCGTCCAGATCCTTGGCAGATGAAACACCCAGTGCTTTGGGTACCATGAAGCCTTGGCCGTCATAGTAGTTCACGCCGATGAAATCGAACTTAAGGTCGACATCACGTGAGAATGTCCATGTTGTGTTACGAGCCAACATGTCGATTTCGCCAGACGCCAGCGCGGTAAAGCGTGTTTTGCCCGTTGTTGGAATGAATTCAACAGCTGTCGGATCATTCAGAACCGCGGCTGCAACAGCGCGGCAGACCGCGACGTCAAAGCCATCCCAAACGCCATTGGCGTCCGGAGCAGCGAAACCAACCAGACCGGTTGTCACACCACAGTTCAGCTTGCCGCGCGCTTTCACGTCGTCAATTGTGCCAGCTGCTGCGGCACCGGCAGCAAGACCAGCTACGGTCAGCGCGCCAAAAATTACGGATTTTTTCATTGTTACCTCTTCCTGATATTCCGCCGCGTTTATGGGCGGTTAAACCGACCTCTTTTGAAGCCGGAGGTGATACTGTGCAAAGTGATCTCTACTCAGTCGCCCGCAGTGTGGTCGGATTCCCATTTGAAGGTCAAGGGTGGGTTGTTCAAAATCGCGTAAACCAAGGCTCTGAGACCCGTGTAAGGCGATTAAAACCGTATTAATTGGTCTGACAAAGCCGGAACATGCGGCAGGCATGCAGGAAACCAGCCTTTTTCAGTGCTGCCATCGCTTCGGCATCGTCGTCGTGACCCCATTGTTCAGCCTGCCAGATTTCGTCTAACCGCGATAGGTCCCACAGCTCTTGTGGGTCGCGTGCTTCAAGTGTGGCAGCAAACCCCAAAATAAGTGAGCCTGACAGACTGACCAGATCATGAAATGCGGTCAGTTCAAAGGCGTCAAACGCGTGCGTTCGGGCGCTGAGTTTATGCAATTCAACAGGGTCCTGGGGCTGATGGATCACACCAGGGCGGGTCTGCAACCGAACATTCAGCGCTTGTTCCGCCCAATCCAGCATAGGATCCCATTGCGCCGTCTGCCTTGCAACCAGCGCCTCGGGGGCCTCGGCGCGGTAACACATCAAATCAGCGTCGCCGTAGGCCGCCAGCATATCCGCGACCTCAGCGTGCTGCACCGACACTTTGTCAATCGCGGCGTTGGCGGTTTTGGTCACTGGCATGGTCTGAGGTTTGATCACACCCTCTTGGGCCTGCCATTCTGCAGCAACAGCATCTGCGATCACCTCAGTTGGTAAGATCAGCGGGCGTTTGGCAGGCGTTTTGACCAATCGCCCATCAAGCTCGATGGTAAAGCCACCCGTTGAAGGCACGACAACAGCTTCTTTCCAGAATCGTTTTGCTTTCCAGTCGCTCATCTCGCCTCACCCCATACCGATTGAAGGGTCGGAAGCAGATCAGCAAATCCGTCAATCACCAAGTGGGCATTGCCCAGCTTTTCGCGGCCATGATAGCCCCAGCTTACGCCAATGCCTCTGACCCCAGCAGCCACCGCCATATCCATGTCAAAGCTGGTATCGCCGATCATCACGGTGTTGTCAGCGGTCACGCCTGCATCCGTCATCGCCTGCAGGATCATCGATGGGTGTGGTTTTGACGGATGAAAATCCGCAACCTGTTGAGTAATAAATACGTCATGCAGCGCATGACCTTCGATCAGCTTGTCCAGACCACGTCGCGATTTTCCCGTCGCCACACCTAACAACGTATCCGGCCTTGCGCCCAATATCTTGAGTGCCGCCAATGCCCCCGGATAAAGCGGCGATGACTGCGCCACACCGGCATCCGCGCGCAGCTGAATGTAGGCGTCCTTATAGGCCTGAACCATCTTCGCATGGACATCACTGGCAGCGTCAGGCGCAAGGACGGGTATTGCGACATTCAAAGACAGCCCGACAATGCTCAACAACGTCTCACGCGGTGGCAATGGCACCTTCACAGACGCAAAAGCCGCCGTCATCGCTGCGACAATATCGCCTTGGCTGTCTACAAGCGTGCCATCGACATCAAAGATCACTAAACGCAAGGGGGCGCTCACCCCCAATCCTCCTCAAACGGATCGTCAGGAACATCAGAGGCGGACCACTGAAACGTATCCCACGTGCGCTGCATGTGATCCGGCATTGGGGCAATCAACTTGAGCTGTGCTTTGGTCACGGGATGCTCGATTGTCAGAGAGCGCGCGTGCAGATGCAGCTTTTTCGAGATATCACCGCCCAGCTGTGCGCCCCATCCGTCACCCATGTTGTCCTGACCGGATCCACCATACTTGCCATCACCGACAATCGGATGCCCAATCTCGGCCATGTGCGCGCGCAACTGGTGGGTGCGGCCCGTCACCGGGATCAGCGCCGCCCAGCAGGTGCGTGTTCCGGCCTGCGCCAGCACCGCGTAGTCCGTTACCGCGCGCTTTGCGCCTTCGGTTGTGTCGACGTCACGCGGATGGACTGCGATCATCTTTTCGCCTTCGCCCCGTGCGCCATGGCCGCCCGCTTTGACCAGACCATATTTGATCTGACCATGTTTTGGATGCGGCACGCCTGCGACAGCGGCCCAATATATCTTGCGCGTCTCCCGGTGCCGGAAACTTGCCGTCAGTGCCGCCGCAACCGACCGGGTGCGCGCCATCAACAGAACACCAGACGTATCCTTATCGATCCGGTGCACCAGCCTTGGTTTTTCATCCAGATCAAACATCAACGCCTCTGCCAAGGCATCAACATGACGGTCCGATTGCCCAGATCCCCCCTGCACCGGCAGGCCGGGTGGTTTGTTCAGCGCAATCACATGATCGTCGCGGTAAATCACACAAGATCGGATGAATTTGGCATCCGCTTCCGTCACCCGCGTGCGTTTGGGCGGCGGCGGTGCTTCTTTATCAGGCAGCGGCGGGATGCGGACCTGTTGACCAACCTCCAGCCGCGTCGACGCCTTAACGCGACCGCCATCGACACGAATGTCGCCCTTGCGGCACATCTTTTCGATGCGCCCCTGCGAGATTAACGGGAACGTGCGCTTGAACCAGCGGTCCAGCCGCTGGTCGCCGTCGCCATCTTCCACAATCAGGGTCTGAACCCGGCTCATACAAATACTCCTCGGGCCAACCATAGGCCCAACATCAATCCAATTATCGACAACCCCACAGAGAGCGCGACATATCCAGCCGCCGCCCCAATCTGCCCGCGTTCCATCAACGTGACTGTTTCCAGCGAAAACGCCGAGAACGTGGTGAAGCCACCCAGCAACCCGGTCATCACAAAGGGGCTAAGGTGTGTCAGCCCGCGATGTGCAGCGGCAACAACAAAAAAGCCCATCAGAAAGGATCCGATGACATTTACAGTCAGGATCGCAAACGGGAATTCGGTCGGGCCAGCCAGACGCAGGGCGACCGTGCCGAAAATGAAACGCAAAGACGCGCCAATCGCACCACCAAGGGCAACAAGGGACAGGGTTGAAATCATTCGCATCCCATCGCGCGGGCGGACGCCAGAGTCAAGTTTGACTGGCACTTACGTCTGGTCGTCGCGTTTCATCCGCAGCTTGGTGAAATAATCGAGCCGCTTTTTCAGCTCGCGTTCAAACCCACGTTCAACCGGGGCATAAAGCACCGGCCGTTTCATGGTTTCGGGAAAATAATCCTGCCCCGAAAACCCATCCTCTGCATCATGGTCATAGGCATAACCCGCGCCGTATCCTTGTTCTTTCATCATCTTGGTCGGCGCATTCAGAATATGCTTTGGCGGCGGTTCTGACCCGGTTTCCTTGGCTGCCTTGCGCGCCCCTTTATAGGCAACATAGGCGGCGTTCGATTTCGGGGCGAGCGCCAGATAGGCCACCGCTTGGGCCAGCGCCAGTTCCCCCTCGGGGCTGCCTAGGCGTTCAAAGGTCTCCCATGATTGCAAACACACCGCCTGCGCCTGTGGGTCGGCCAGACCGATGTCCTCCACCGCCATCCGGGTGATCCGGCGCGCCAGATAGCGTGGATCCTCACCACCCTCCAACATCCGCGCAAACCAATAAAGTGCCGCATCCGGGTCCGACCCTCGCACCGACTTGTGCAGCGCGGAAATCAGATTGTAATGCGCATCGCCGCCCTTGTCGTATTGCGCCGCCCGGCGCATCAGACGAGTCGCAAGCGCAGTTTTATCCAGCTTGCCTTCGCCCTTCCACGCCACCACTTGTTCGATCAGGTTCAACAACGCGCGCCCGTCGCCGTCCGCCATCTCAAGCAATGCCTCACGCGCCGGACCGTCCAATGGCAGCGGTTTGCCCACCTCCTGCTCAGCCCGCTGCGCGAGTTTCTCCAGATCGGACAGCGGCAGCCGCTCCAACACCAAAACCTGAGCGCGGCTCAGCACAGCGGCGTTCAGCTCAAAACTGGGGTTTTCCGTGGTCGCCCCGACAAGAAGGATGGTGCCATCCTCCATATGCGGCAAAAACCCGTCTTGCTGCGCTTTGTTAAAGCGATGGATTTCATCAACGAAAAGCAATGTCCCCTGCCCGTTTTGACGCCGTATCTTGGCGGCCTCAAATACTTTGCGCAGTTCCGGCACACCGCTGAAAATCGCAGATATTTGCACAAAATGCAGGTCCGTCTCATCCGCCAGCAACCGCGCGATGGTGGTTTTGCCAACGCCGGGCGGGCCCCAAAAAATAAGCGAGCTTAGCGCACCAGAGGCCAACATGACGGTCAGGGGTGCGTCCGGTCCCAGTACCTTTTGCTGGCCGATGACCTCCGACAAGGCCTTGGGACGCAACCGATCCGCCAAAGGCCGGTGGGCGCTGTCGGGCAAAGCCGCGCCGTTATCGAATAAATCGACCATGCTCAGACCCGAAACCGCAGGGAAATACGCCGATCACCACGTTGAATCAGCATCTGAACACGCCGCACCTGCCCACTAAGCACAGTTGCAACCTCATCAGGGTGCGTGATCTCAACGCCGTTGACGCTGAGAATAAGATCGCCGGTACCCAGGCCCACGCGCGGCGCAAACGGACCTGCATCCACAACAACGACCCCGGTGGCCTCCAACGGCAAATTCATCTCAGATATCAGTGCCGGATTGACCCGCGCGATGGTCAGACCGGGCAGCATGCTCTGCTCATCCAAGGCCAGTTGCGCACGCGGTGGATCATCAGGTGCTCCGATCAACGCCACCTCGATTTCAGCGGATTGGCCGTCGCGCAGCCGCGCCACTTGGACTGTCTGCCCGGACCCCGCGACACTCATGCGATAGATCATCTCTGCGGGCGTGTTCACCAACTGACCGTCCACAGAGACGATGACATCCCCAACCGCCAGACCCGCAGTCAAGAAGGGGCTCACCGCATGCAGGCCGGACACAATGATGCCGCCAGGCCGATCCAGGCCCAAGGGTCCCGCCATATCCGCATCAACCGGCTGACC
Protein-coding sequences here:
- a CDS encoding amino acid ABC transporter permease (The N-terminal region of this protein, as described by TIGR01726, is a three transmembrane segment that identifies a subfamily of ABC transporter permease subunits, which specificities that include histidine, arginine, glutamine, glutamate, L-cystine (sic), the opines (in Agrobacterium) octopine and nopaline, etc.); protein product: MTTLTDAPKGEFRLSMLLYDTRYRAMTMQAIALILLVAAFWYLGSNLAANLRAAGLNISYEFLGSPAGYDINQTLISYTSQSSNLQAAWVGILNTLLVAFLACITATIFGVLAGVLRLSKNWLVRKLMSFYVEIFRNIPVLIWILIIYTIMTVSMPAPNAFRGETPSSTLFLDAVAFTNRGVYIPSPVWGPGSMVVVATFLLSIIGVFAYRRYATKLLFDTGRLLPMLWPSIAIFFVPTILMYFIMGSPIGLDYPALKGFNFQGGLQIGAPLIALWFALSIYTGAFIAENVRAGIQAVSRGQTEAASALGLRPGRVMNLVVLPQALRVIIPPLISQYLNITKNSSLAILVGYADITATLGGITLNQTGRAIECVLLLMLFYLIISLSISLVMNVYNNATKLKER
- a CDS encoding amino acid ABC transporter substrate-binding protein, which produces MKKSVIFGALTVAGLAAGAAAAGTIDDVKARGKLNCGVTTGLVGFAAPDANGVWDGFDVAVCRAVAAAVLNDPTAVEFIPTTGKTRFTALASGEIDMLARNTTWTFSRDVDLKFDFIGVNYYDGQGFMVPKALGVSSAKDLDGATVCIQTGTTTELNLADFFRANNISYEPVPIETNAEGQQQYLAGACDTYTTDASGLAATRATFENPGDHVLLPEIISKEPLGPLVRHGDNEWGDVVRWTLNALIAAEELGVSSANIEEMAGNTTNPEVARLLGTEGTLGEMLGLDAGWAKAAIMAGGNYGEIFAKNIGEETPIGLARGLNAQWTDGGLLYTPPFR
- a CDS encoding ATP12 family chaperone protein, giving the protein MSDWKAKRFWKEAVVVPSTGGFTIELDGRLVKTPAKRPLILPTEVIADAVAAEWQAQEGVIKPQTMPVTKTANAAIDKVSVQHAEVADMLAAYGDADLMCYRAEAPEALVARQTAQWDPMLDWAEQALNVRLQTRPGVIHQPQDPVELHKLSARTHAFDAFELTAFHDLVSLSGSLILGFAATLEARDPQELWDLSRLDEIWQAEQWGHDDDAEAMAALKKAGFLHACRMFRLCQTN
- a CDS encoding HAD-IA family hydrolase, producing the protein MSAPLRLVIFDVDGTLVDSQGDIVAAMTAAFASVKVPLPPRETLLSIVGLSLNVAIPVLAPDAASDVHAKMVQAYKDAYIQLRADAGVAQSSPLYPGALAALKILGARPDTLLGVATGKSRRGLDKLIEGHALHDVFITQQVADFHPSKPHPSMILQAMTDAGVTADNTVMIGDTSFDMDMAVAAGVRGIGVSWGYHGREKLGNAHLVIDGFADLLPTLQSVWGEAR
- a CDS encoding RluA family pseudouridine synthase — encoded protein: MSRVQTLIVEDGDGDQRLDRWFKRTFPLISQGRIEKMCRKGDIRVDGGRVKASTRLEVGQQVRIPPLPDKEAPPPPKRTRVTEADAKFIRSCVIYRDDHVIALNKPPGLPVQGGSGQSDRHVDALAEALMFDLDEKPRLVHRIDKDTSGVLLMARTRSVAAALTASFRHRETRKIYWAAVAGVPHPKHGQIKYGLVKAGGHGARGEGEKMIAVHPRDVDTTEGAKRAVTDYAVLAQAGTRTCWAALIPVTGRTHQLRAHMAEIGHPIVGDGKYGGSGQDNMGDGWGAQLGGDISKKLHLHARSLTIEHPVTKAQLKLIAPMPDHMQRTWDTFQWSASDVPDDPFEEDWG
- the crcB gene encoding fluoride efflux transporter CrcB, giving the protein MISTLSLVALGGAIGASLRFIFGTVALRLAGPTEFPFAILTVNVIGSFLMGFFVVAAAHRGLTHLSPFVMTGLLGGFTTFSAFSLETVTLMERGQIGAAAGYVALSVGLSIIGLMLGLWLARGVFV
- a CDS encoding replication-associated recombination protein A encodes the protein MVDLFDNGAALPDSAHRPLADRLRPKALSEVIGQQKVLGPDAPLTVMLASGALSSLIFWGPPGVGKTTIARLLADETDLHFVQISAIFSGVPELRKVFEAAKIRRQNGQGTLLFVDEIHRFNKAQQDGFLPHMEDGTILLVGATTENPSFELNAAVLSRAQVLVLERLPLSDLEKLAQRAEQEVGKPLPLDGPAREALLEMADGDGRALLNLIEQVVAWKGEGKLDKTALATRLMRRAAQYDKGGDAHYNLISALHKSVRGSDPDAALYWFARMLEGGEDPRYLARRITRMAVEDIGLADPQAQAVCLQSWETFERLGSPEGELALAQAVAYLALAPKSNAAYVAYKGARKAAKETGSEPPPKHILNAPTKMMKEQGYGAGYAYDHDAEDGFSGQDYFPETMKRPVLYAPVERGFERELKKRLDYFTKLRMKRDDQT